Within Amedibacterium intestinale, the genomic segment TACAGATTTAAAGCTTATGTGTTATCTTTTTTGTTTATTTTTTATATGTGTTTGAAATTTATTATATTTTTATGACAATTCCATCATGTTTCTTTTTTATGAATAAAAACATGATATAATAATGTGCAGAATGGAGGTGCAATATGGATTTAGGATCATCAAAAGCAAAGCGACCGGATAAATTTGACTTTGTACTGATTGCCCTTCTTGTGTTAATGATGTGTACAAGTCTATTGTCAATTGCGGCAGCATCCGGGATTATTGGTGTTTCTGCAAGTACATTTTATCTTGTAAAGCAAGCAGCATTTTTCATTGGAGGATTTGGTGTTATTGCCATTCTTCATTATATAGGAAATGATAGTCTTTTTGATTTTGCAAAAATTGGATATTGGATTTTAATGGGATGTCTTGTTTTATGTTTAATTGGACATATCTACTATAGGTTTACTGGTGCTGAAAAATTTCTAGGATTTGTTTCTACAGTTAATGGTGCTACTTCCTGGTTTAATTTTCCAGTTCTAGGTTCTTTTCAACCAAGTGAATATATGAAAATTGTTTTGGTTATCATCACTGCAAATGTTATTGATGAGCACAATAAGAATAAATCTATAGATTCCTTTGAATTAGATTTCAATTTATTTATCAAAATATTAAAATGGGCTTTACCTCCTATGATTTTGATTTTTCTTCAGCCAGACACTGGAGTATGCATTATCATAGCCATATCTATTGTGGCTATGGTGTTATGTTCCGGTATAAAAAAGGAATGGATTATATTTATTGGGGTATTCTTGTTAATCGCAATTCTGATATTTGTTTTCTTGTATGTTTATCATTATGATTTTCTTGGAAAACTAGTTGGCGGTCCATATAAACTTACTCGTTTTAATGGATGGCTACATCCAGAGGAAAACGTAGGTGGAGATGGTTATCATTTGTATATGGCTTTATTAGCTATTGGATCTTCAGGACTTACTGGTCATGGAATGGGAGTTAATCTTGTTGATATTCCGGAAGCCCAGACAGATTTTATATTTGCTGTTATTGGACAAAGCTGGGGCTTAATTGGCACTGTATTTATCGTAATTTTATGTGCTGCTTTGGATTTATATTTATGTCGTATTGCCACAGCATGTGAGAATATGTTTGAGAAGTATATTGTTATTGGAGTATTGGGAATATTGATTTATCAGCAATTTCAAAATATAGGTATGGTCATCGGATTATTGCCTATTACCGGTATTACACTTCCTTTGATATCTTATGGAGGTTCTTCAATTATTTCTTACATGATAGCTTTCGGTATAATCTTTAATACAAGTTGTAAATCGAAAAAACATGTTGAATAACTCATTGAAATTTAGCATTTGGATCTTATTCTAAATGCTTTTTTTCTATCTTTTTGAAAAGAGAACAATAACTACTAAAAAAGCCTCCTAAGAGACTTTAGTTTATTTTCATAATCGTTTTTCTTTTTATATTTATTAACATACCTATACTTAGGACTGTACAAATGATTTCTGTTATTGGAAATGAAATCCATCCAATATCTAATCCAAAGTTTCGTACCAGTATCCATGTTAAAGGTATTAAAATTACCAATTGTCTTAACAAAGTAATCAACAGAGATTGATTTGCATGTCCAAGTGCTTGAAATACGGAACATAATACAATAGAAATACCTGCAAATACAAAGCTTATACTTATAATACGTAAAGCAGGAATACCAATAGAAAGCATATTTTCTTTCGCATCAAACAAGTATAAAAGCTCCTTTGGGAATAATTCAAATACAACTGTTCCAAGAATCATAATAATTGATGAAATTATTAATGAAAAATGAATGGCTTCTAAGATTCTTTCTTTTTTCTTTGCGCCAAAGTTATAAGATATGATTGGAATTAATGCATTGTTCATACCTAATACTGCCATAAAGACAAATTGCTGCAGCTTAAAATAAATACTGAATACAGAAACAGCAAGCTCTGAAAATGGTATTAAAATCATATTCATAAAAACTGTCATAAAACTCATAATTGATTGCATTAAAATAGCTGGAAATCCAATTTGATACATTTTTCCTATCATTTTTATATCCAGTTTCCATTCTTTTGGATGAATTTTTACCTCTTTTATTTTTTTCTGTGTAATTATAATTCCCAACATCATCGCAATCATTTGACCAATCACAGTTGCGATGGCAGCTCCTTTTACACCAAAAGCCGGTAATCCAAAATAACCAAAAATAAAAATTGGATCCAAGATGATATTAATTAGTGCTCCCACTCCTTGAATAATCATATTATAAATGGTGTTTCCTGTAGATTGCATTATTCTTTCATATGTAATCTGAATAAATACACCAAAGGAAAATAGTGTACATATTTTCATATAACTAATTCCCATTTGTAATATTTGTTCATCTGAAGAGAAGATTCTTAAAAAGGTTTCTGAAAAAAACATACCAAGAACTGCGAATATAAGCCAATTACATATTGCTAAAAATAATCCATGTGATGCTATCTGATTTGCTTCTTTATATTTTTTCTCACCAAGATAGCGTGATAATAAAGCATTAACCCCTACTCCTGTTCCACATGCTACCGCAATGAGTATCATTTGAACTGGATAGCAAAGAGATACTGCAGCTAATGCTGCTTCTGATACTCTGGCAACAAACATACTATCTATAATATTGTATAATGCCTGTACAAGCATAGAAATCATAATAGGAAATGACATCGTAAGAATAAGTTTTTTCATCTCCATAACGCCCATTTTATTTTCTTTCATGTTTTTTCCTCCATTTCACATAAAAAGAAACCCTTAGGTTTCTTGTCATCACTTCGATAGTTTCTTATGTTTTATGCAAAGTGTGAGGGTGATGAGCTGAGCTTTCATCACCAGATGAACTTATAATACCATACTTTTTTTATTATGGAAGATTATTTTTCCTTTTTTATCATTTATTCTTGAACAAATTCTGCTAGAAATTCTATTAATGTTTTTGTTTTAACTAATTTTTTTACTTTATCTATATTATCCAATAGCGATACCATCTGCGTAAACATAGAATCAAATTTATCATTTTTTTCTTTTGTTAACGCAAATAAAAATACAATCTTAACCTTTTTATCACTCCAAATAATTGGTTTCTTTAATATACATATGCATATTTTATTTTCTACTGCACACTTTTCAATAGGATGAGGTATTGCAAATAAATTGCCGTATGCAGTTGGTGCAATTTGTTCTCTTTTTAAAACCTTTTCTAAATAATCTTGTTTTGCGTATCCTTTTTTACATAATTGTTCACATAAATAAGAAAGTAACTCATCTTTATTTTCAAAGCATTGATCATAGAAAAATAGATCATTATCAAAAAAATGTTCAATGTTATTTTTCTCATTTTCTTTTTTATTAGTGAGCTCCAAATAAATATGTTCTATATCTTGATTACTTAACAGTTCTTTACATACATAATAAGGATAGGAAATTGCTTTCGGAATACTCATTAGACTAACAACTAAATCTGGTTTATATTCTTCAATTTTTTCTACATCAAAAATAGATAATATCTCACAGATTTCAATACGAAGTTCATGTACAGAAGATAATCTTTTTCTAATATATTCATTTACCGCTTCACCAATAGGTGATATAACTACGATTTTTTTATGTATTTTTGAATTCAATCGCTCCACTGCCCCCATAAAATGAAGAGTTAAGTATCCTATTTCTCCTTCCTGCAACCTTGTATCAAAAAATTCTTGAATTTTTACCGCAAAAAAGATGCTAATATCGTACATAATTGGAAAATGAGTTCGAATGTCCGCAATTAATGGATTATTTAAAAAAGTATTATGTTCAATTCTATTCTTCAATCCCATCAAATGTATTTGTAAATTTTTTATTAATTCTTCATCTTCTGTTAAATCAATATCATAATAATCTTTAATTTGTTGCAGTACTTTTTTCACAAAGTCTCCTAATTCTTCTAATTGTTCCTTATTTTGTGAAGACACTTTTCCTGCAAAAAGACATGCCAAATAATTTATTTCTGATTCAGACATCGCAATTGGAAGCCAATTTTTAAGTTTTTTATAAAATGTAATAGCTAATTCTTTTTGTGATTGATCAACTTGTGTATATTCCGGCATTATAATCTCATTTCCTTGCAGGATCCTATCAATCATAACTGCAACATGCATAACAAAAGATAATACTTCTACATCTTTCATTTTTATATGATATTCTTTATTAAATTCTAATATAAGCTCTTTTAGTATATTTAAATCAAAGAGCGAAAAAAAGTCAGCATAATTTTTTAAATCAAAGTTATACTCTTCCAATTCATGCATTAAAAAATAAGTAGATACTTGTCTTCTTTCCTCCTCACTTCCGTTTAACTTTAACATATTATGGTTTCTTTGTATTTGAATGTTTGGATTTCTCTTTCTAATAATTTCATTTAACATCTGTATACTCTTTAATAAAGTAGATTCACTAATAAATAAAGATTCCGCCAATTCATATAAATCAATTTCTTCTTTAGAAAGCAAATCACGTAAAATTAAAAAATTTCTATTCAACTGTGAATCTTCATCATTGATTTGCACTTGTAAATTAGAATTTATTTTATATCCACTTCCTTTTTCTGATACAATATAGGAAGATTTACATTTAGAGTTAATTTCATTGATTTCATTTCGAATGGTTTTTGAGGATACATTTAACATTTGTCCAATTTTAGATGATGAAACAATTCTTTCTTTTTTTATAATATTAACTATTTCAAGTTGTCTTTTTGTAAGTTCTATCATATTTTCACCTTTTCCTAGAAACTAACATGTACTTTTTATTGTATCATTAACTGCATAAATAAAGATATACGAAAAAATGGGAATTACCCATTTTTTCACTCTTCTTCAGAAATTTCCTGCTGTACTAATTGTTTTTCATATATTTTAAAGAATGGATAATAAATCAAAATATCAATTATAATCAAAACAATAATTAACAGAAATGCTTTTATATCCATTGTAGAAAGGAATGCTCCAAAAATACTAGGCATTTGCCAT encodes:
- a CDS encoding FtsW/RodA/SpoVE family cell cycle protein; protein product: MDLGSSKAKRPDKFDFVLIALLVLMMCTSLLSIAAASGIIGVSASTFYLVKQAAFFIGGFGVIAILHYIGNDSLFDFAKIGYWILMGCLVLCLIGHIYYRFTGAEKFLGFVSTVNGATSWFNFPVLGSFQPSEYMKIVLVIITANVIDEHNKNKSIDSFELDFNLFIKILKWALPPMILIFLQPDTGVCIIIAISIVAMVLCSGIKKEWIIFIGVFLLIAILIFVFLYVYHYDFLGKLVGGPYKLTRFNGWLHPEENVGGDGYHLYMALLAIGSSGLTGHGMGVNLVDIPEAQTDFIFAVIGQSWGLIGTVFIVILCAALDLYLCRIATACENMFEKYIVIGVLGILIYQQFQNIGMVIGLLPITGITLPLISYGGSSIISYMIAFGIIFNTSCKSKKHVE
- a CDS encoding MATE family efflux transporter — its product is MKENKMGVMEMKKLILTMSFPIMISMLVQALYNIIDSMFVARVSEAALAAVSLCYPVQMILIAVACGTGVGVNALLSRYLGEKKYKEANQIASHGLFLAICNWLIFAVLGMFFSETFLRIFSSDEQILQMGISYMKICTLFSFGVFIQITYERIMQSTGNTIYNMIIQGVGALINIILDPIFIFGYFGLPAFGVKGAAIATVIGQMIAMMLGIIITQKKIKEVKIHPKEWKLDIKMIGKMYQIGFPAILMQSIMSFMTVFMNMILIPFSELAVSVFSIYFKLQQFVFMAVLGMNNALIPIISYNFGAKKKERILEAIHFSLIISSIIMILGTVVFELFPKELLYLFDAKENMLSIGIPALRIISISFVFAGISIVLCSVFQALGHANQSLLITLLRQLVILIPLTWILVRNFGLDIGWISFPITEIICTVLSIGMLINIKRKTIMKIN
- a CDS encoding BglG family transcription antiterminator, producing the protein MIELTKRQLEIVNIIKKERIVSSSKIGQMLNVSSKTIRNEINEINSKCKSSYIVSEKGSGYKINSNLQVQINDEDSQLNRNFLILRDLLSKEEIDLYELAESLFISESTLLKSIQMLNEIIRKRNPNIQIQRNHNMLKLNGSEEERRQVSTYFLMHELEEYNFDLKNYADFFSLFDLNILKELILEFNKEYHIKMKDVEVLSFVMHVAVMIDRILQGNEIIMPEYTQVDQSQKELAITFYKKLKNWLPIAMSESEINYLACLFAGKVSSQNKEQLEELGDFVKKVLQQIKDYYDIDLTEDEELIKNLQIHLMGLKNRIEHNTFLNNPLIADIRTHFPIMYDISIFFAVKIQEFFDTRLQEGEIGYLTLHFMGAVERLNSKIHKKIVVISPIGEAVNEYIRKRLSSVHELRIEICEILSIFDVEKIEEYKPDLVVSLMSIPKAISYPYYVCKELLSNQDIEHIYLELTNKKENEKNNIEHFFDNDLFFYDQCFENKDELLSYLCEQLCKKGYAKQDYLEKVLKREQIAPTAYGNLFAIPHPIEKCAVENKICICILKKPIIWSDKKVKIVFLFALTKEKNDKFDSMFTQMVSLLDNIDKVKKLVKTKTLIEFLAEFVQE